From one Humulus lupulus chromosome 8, drHumLupu1.1, whole genome shotgun sequence genomic stretch:
- the LOC133798115 gene encoding methylesterase 17 produces MPESEVAPLKAHFVLVHGISGGSWCWYKVRCLMENSGYKVSCVDLKACGIDKSDADSVHTFEDYNEPLLNFMSTLPEDEQVILVGHSAGGISVTWATHKFAKKIRLAVYIAATMLKLGFWTDQDIKDGVPDLSEFGDVYDLGFGLGIDKPPTSAIIKKEFQRKISFPMSPLEDSTLASMLSRPGPILALQSARFTESDDVDKVPRVYIKTLQDRVVKPGQQEAMIKRWRPLDVYALDSDHCPNFSNPFLLFGLLIKAAASVEYSS; encoded by the exons ATGCCAGAATCTGAAGTAGCACCATTGAAGGCACACTTTGTTTTGGTCCATGGTATAAGTGGAGGGAGTTGGTGTTGGTACAAAGTCCGGTGCCTAATGGAAAATTCCGGCTATAAGGTCTCATGTGTTGACCTCAAAGCCTGCGGAATCGACAAGTCCGATGCCGATTCCGTCCACACTTTTGAAGATTATAATGAGCCCTTACTCAACTTCATGTCTACTTTGCCTGAAGATGAACAG GTGATATTGGTGGGACACAGTGCCGGTGGAATTAGTGTAACTTGGGCCACTCATAAGTTTGCAAAGAAAATTCGTTTGGCTGTGTATATAGCTGCAACGATGCTCAAACTGGGGTTTTGGACTGATCAAGATATCAAAGAT GGAGTACCAGATTTATCTGAATTTGGAGATGTGTATGACTTAGGATTTGGGCTGGGAATTGATAAGCCTCCAACAAGTGCAATCATCAAGAAAGAGTTTCAACGCAAAATTTCATTCCCCATGAGCCCTCTAGAG GATTCCACATTAGCTTCCATGCTTTCGAGACCAGGGCCCATCCTAGCACTACAATCGGCCAGATTCACTGAGAGTGATGACGTGGATAAGGTGCCACGTGTCTACATCAAAACATTGCAGGACAGAGTGGTGAAACCAGGGCAACAAGAGGCTATGATTAAGAGATGGCGACCGTTGGATGTGTATGCTTTAGACAGTGATCATTGCCCAAACTTCTCAAATCCATTTCTACTCTTCGGCTTGCTTATCAAAGCTGCAGCTTCAGTTGAATATTCTAGCTGA